In Sphingomonas sp. PAMC26645, one DNA window encodes the following:
- a CDS encoding TonB-dependent receptor, which yields MIRTHLLAGACLPCLLLAVPASAQDDAARITKSDLTVTNAQGLHAAQTGDIIVTALKRPQALQDVPASVTILSADLLRRLNVQDFSRVADSVPGLAFATTGPGNSQYIIRGIGGVGFVQSPTTGVYFDETPLQTRALRGFSQPDPQLFDVARVEVLRGPQGVLFGSSSMGGLVRIVTNQPDATRIAAMGQASVSTITDGGTSWDAKAMLNLPIVADILAMRVSGGFVRQGGWIDDLRPTTGDLTENAGTSAVRKDVNWTRTGTVRAALRWNATPTLTITPSLVWQDVYSNADRPHSDVTFGKRARLKARYADTYAKDRFVIRSLLIENRFDTLGGFTLSSNSSWLDRRNRLSFDVTAFDSPIVEDIVGPGPGGRLFPTPLKDFGRTKQFTQEVRAVSDGPGRLQYVFGALYRDLHQDSGRSITVADLFGVTAPLPLGASSPAVIQDTTARFRESEIAAFGELTYAVVPKVKVAAGARVFAYRQREASRRYGIGGVAGGDLAYDYDERNRENGVTPRFTLSYEPSRAATLYASYSQGFRTGGVNAPVTDDICSAAERRAAGIPDVPPPYDSDRTDNYEIGAKTSLWGGRVRINGAGYAIDWKDYQQAFQTACGINNATTISFTVNAGRVRSRGGELEVSVSPVRGLDLHAGGSFTDATYRNDVPNLLLPAGSRVLDVPRWLWNVRGEYETALTHELTGTLFAAARHVGGSNSGFGEGEVLPRPAYTLVDASAGVTMRGGLGVDLFVTNLFDAVPVFGQEFTTSPGNTTATSYFAYLVGPPRTVGIRLTKAL from the coding sequence ATGATCCGAACTCACTTGCTGGCAGGGGCGTGCCTGCCCTGCCTGCTGCTCGCCGTACCAGCGTCCGCTCAGGATGACGCGGCACGCATCACGAAGTCCGACCTAACAGTCACCAATGCGCAGGGCCTCCACGCAGCGCAAACCGGCGACATCATCGTCACGGCGCTGAAACGCCCACAGGCGCTCCAGGACGTGCCGGCAAGCGTCACCATCCTTTCCGCCGACCTGCTTCGCCGCCTCAACGTGCAGGACTTTTCTCGCGTCGCGGACTCCGTGCCGGGCTTGGCCTTCGCGACCACGGGACCCGGCAACTCGCAGTACATCATACGCGGGATCGGCGGGGTCGGGTTCGTCCAGTCGCCGACCACAGGCGTCTACTTCGACGAGACCCCGCTTCAGACCCGCGCACTCCGCGGCTTTTCACAGCCCGACCCGCAGCTGTTCGACGTCGCTCGGGTCGAAGTGCTGCGCGGACCGCAAGGCGTGTTGTTCGGGTCGTCATCGATGGGCGGCCTGGTCCGCATCGTGACCAACCAGCCCGACGCCACCAGGATCGCCGCAATGGGTCAGGCGAGCGTTTCGACCATCACCGATGGCGGCACGAGCTGGGACGCCAAGGCGATGCTCAACCTGCCGATCGTCGCCGACATCCTGGCGATGCGCGTCTCGGGCGGGTTTGTCCGGCAGGGCGGCTGGATCGACGATCTGCGGCCCACCACCGGCGACCTGACCGAGAATGCGGGAACGTCGGCGGTCCGCAAGGACGTCAACTGGACGCGCACCGGCACGGTACGCGCGGCGCTGCGCTGGAACGCGACGCCGACCCTGACGATCACCCCGTCGTTGGTCTGGCAGGACGTCTATAGCAATGCGGACCGTCCCCATAGCGACGTGACCTTCGGCAAGCGCGCGCGGCTAAAGGCGCGGTATGCGGACACGTATGCCAAGGATCGGTTCGTCATCCGCTCGCTGCTGATCGAGAACCGGTTCGATACGCTCGGTGGCTTCACCCTGTCGTCCAATTCGTCCTGGCTCGACCGGCGAAACCGGCTGTCGTTCGACGTCACCGCGTTCGACTCTCCGATCGTCGAGGACATCGTCGGACCGGGTCCAGGCGGCAGGCTATTCCCAACGCCGCTCAAGGATTTCGGCCGCACGAAACAGTTCACGCAGGAGGTGCGCGCGGTGTCCGATGGACCGGGGCGGCTGCAATATGTCTTCGGCGCGCTCTACCGCGACCTTCATCAGGACTCCGGTCGCAGCATCACCGTCGCCGACCTGTTCGGCGTCACCGCACCGCTCCCCCTTGGTGCCAGCAGTCCGGCCGTCATCCAGGACACGACGGCGCGCTTTCGTGAGAGCGAGATCGCGGCGTTCGGCGAGCTGACCTATGCCGTAGTGCCGAAGGTGAAGGTCGCCGCGGGCGCACGCGTGTTTGCCTATCGCCAGCGCGAAGCGAGCCGACGTTACGGGATCGGTGGCGTCGCAGGCGGCGATCTCGCCTACGATTATGACGAGCGCAATCGCGAGAACGGCGTCACACCGCGCTTCACGCTAAGCTATGAGCCGAGCCGTGCCGCGACGCTCTACGCCAGCTACTCGCAGGGATTTCGCACCGGGGGCGTCAATGCGCCTGTGACGGATGATATCTGCTCGGCTGCGGAACGTCGCGCGGCAGGCATTCCCGATGTACCGCCGCCCTACGACAGCGATCGTACCGACAATTACGAGATAGGCGCCAAGACCAGCCTTTGGGGTGGTCGTGTGCGGATCAACGGCGCTGGCTATGCAATCGACTGGAAGGACTATCAGCAGGCGTTCCAGACAGCGTGCGGGATCAATAACGCAACGACCATCTCCTTCACCGTCAACGCCGGCCGCGTTCGTAGCCGTGGCGGCGAGCTTGAAGTTTCCGTGTCGCCGGTCCGGGGGCTCGATCTTCACGCGGGCGGATCGTTCACCGACGCGACCTACCGCAACGACGTGCCCAATCTGCTGCTGCCGGCAGGCTCGCGTGTGCTCGATGTGCCCCGCTGGCTGTGGAATGTGCGCGGCGAGTACGAGACCGCGCTCACGCATGAGCTGACCGGCACGTTGTTCGCCGCGGCGCGTCACGTCGGCGGATCCAACAGCGGGTTCGGCGAAGGCGAGGTGCTGCCGCGTCCGGCCTACACGCTGGTCGACGCCTCCGCCGGGGTGACGATGCGTGGCGGCTTGGGGGTCGACCTGTTCGTCACCAACCTGTTCGACGCCGTGCCGGTCTTCGGTCAGGAGTTCACGACGTCGCCCGGCAACACCACCGCAACCAGCTACTTCGCCTATCTCGTCGGCCCGCCGCGGACTGTTGGGATACGTCTGACCAAGGCATTATGA
- a CDS encoding PepSY domain-containing protein, producing MSSDAADRPLRSDAQVDGATGRLVGRVAFADRHWIDRVIGYGIAAHEGALFGITNQILGTLTALLLTVLAVSGGVMWWRRRPTGLLGAPLPQNRPRFRIGLVAAIVGLGVYMPLFGTTLVIVLVVEWVVLRRIPMTRRWLGLGRAASC from the coding sequence GTGTCATCGGACGCAGCCGATCGCCCACTGCGATCGGACGCGCAGGTCGATGGTGCGACAGGCCGCCTTGTCGGCCGTGTCGCGTTCGCCGACCGCCATTGGATCGACCGGGTCATCGGCTACGGCATCGCGGCGCACGAGGGCGCATTGTTCGGCATCACCAATCAGATTCTCGGAACGCTAACCGCGCTGCTGCTGACCGTCCTCGCCGTTTCGGGCGGAGTCATGTGGTGGCGGAGGCGACCGACGGGTTTGCTGGGCGCACCATTGCCGCAGAACCGTCCGCGCTTTCGGATCGGGTTGGTAGCAGCGATCGTCGGGCTTGGGGTCTACATGCCGCTGTTCGGCACGACACTCGTGATCGTCCTCGTAGTAGAATGGGTTGTCCTGCGCCGCATTCCCATGACGCGACGCTGGCTGGGGCTGGGACGAGCAGCTTCTTGCTGA
- a CDS encoding DUF4440 domain-containing protein has translation MDDQRVWEFEGSLWDASDEHYQDRIDEEIVMVLPRPPYVFQGQEAKDAVKATPDWDTVELSDRRVSRPQEGLIVVAYTARCASGDEKYEALCTSTLRMRGNDDWLVVQHQQTPPLTASVEA, from the coding sequence ATGGACGACCAGCGCGTGTGGGAATTCGAAGGCAGCCTATGGGATGCCAGCGACGAGCATTACCAGGACCGGATCGACGAGGAGATCGTCATGGTCTTGCCCCGGCCACCTTATGTCTTCCAGGGGCAGGAAGCGAAGGATGCGGTCAAGGCTACGCCCGATTGGGATACAGTTGAGCTATCGGATCGACGAGTGTCACGACCTCAAGAGGGCCTGATCGTCGTTGCGTACACCGCGCGATGCGCGAGCGGCGACGAAAAGTACGAGGCACTTTGCACCTCGACTTTGCGGATGCGGGGAAACGACGATTGGCTGGTCGTCCAACATCAGCAGACGCCACCCTTGACCGCCAGCGTCGAGGCCTGA
- a CDS encoding class I SAM-dependent methyltransferase: MTEAIELGLPAQAFDRQDDGDDLGFYAPPRLVTHIDEAAVGALTSLYRDAIPASGRVLDLMSSWVSHLPDGVAYGEVVGHGMNAEELAANPRLDRWFVQDLNDVPELSEEDARYDAVLICVGVQYLQHPLAVLREVRRVLKPEGRVIISFSNRCFPTKAVAVWRALDTQGHASLVRLYLETAGFRDATASLLADGRLGDPLVAITGRS; the protein is encoded by the coding sequence GTGACCGAAGCGATCGAGTTGGGACTGCCGGCGCAGGCCTTCGACCGACAGGATGATGGCGACGACCTGGGCTTCTACGCGCCCCCGCGTTTAGTCACGCACATCGACGAGGCAGCAGTAGGTGCACTGACCAGCCTGTACCGCGATGCGATCCCCGCTAGCGGGCGGGTGCTCGACCTCATGTCGAGTTGGGTGAGCCACCTGCCGGACGGCGTCGCCTATGGCGAGGTCGTCGGCCACGGCATGAACGCAGAGGAACTCGCGGCCAACCCGCGCCTCGATCGCTGGTTCGTCCAAGACCTTAACGATGTGCCTGAGTTGTCCGAAGAGGACGCGCGCTACGATGCCGTACTGATCTGTGTCGGGGTTCAATATCTGCAACACCCCCTGGCGGTACTGCGCGAGGTTCGTCGTGTGCTTAAGCCGGAAGGCCGCGTCATCATAAGCTTCTCGAACCGCTGCTTCCCGACCAAGGCCGTGGCGGTCTGGCGTGCTCTTGATACGCAGGGCCACGCATCGCTTGTCCGCCTCTATCTGGAGACAGCAGGGTTCCGCGATGCCACGGCTTCCCTACTTGCAGACGGTCGCCTGGGCGATCCATTGGTCGCGATAACCGGTCGCAGTTGA